Within Streptomyces roseirectus, the genomic segment TCGCCGGCCGCAGGGTCGTCGAACAGACCATCAAGGAAACCCTGCCGGCGAACTTCCAGACGGCGGAGTTCCTGCTGGAACGCGGGTTCATCGACTTCATCGCCCCGCGCGAGAGCCACCGCACGGAGCTGGGGAAGCTGCTGCGCGCCGCGCGCCCCCGGCACCCGCAGCCGCCCACGGGCGACGCCGAGCGGGCGGACGAGATCGTCGTCCGCGACCCGGCGCGGCTCGCCCACGACGATCCGCACGGCGTGGTCCGGCGCGCGCGGCGGATCAGCAGGCCCACCACCCTCGACTACGCGGCCCTGCTGCTGGAGGAGTTCCGCGAGCTGGCGGGCGACCGGATCTCCGGCGAGTGCCCGGCCGTCGTCGGCGGACTGGGACGGCTGCACGGCCGGTCCGTCGTGCTGATCGGCCACCAGAAAGGGCACGACCCGGCCGAGCTGGCCCGCCGCAACTTCGGCATGCCGAGCCCGGCCGGGTACCGCAAGGCGGCCCGCCTGATGCGGCTCGCCGCGAAACTGGGCCTCCCGGTGATCACGCTGATCGACACCCCCGGCGCGTTCCCCGGCAAGCAGGCCGAGGAACAGGGGCAGGCCATCGCGATCGCGGAGAACCTGAAGCTCATGGCGGACCTGCCGGTCCCGGTGGTCGCGGTGGTCACCGGCGAGGGCGGCAGCGGCGGCGCGCTCGCCCTGGCCGTCGCCAACCGGGTCCTGATGTGGCAGGACGCCATCTACTCCGTGATCAGCCCCGAGGGGTGCTCGGCGATCCTGTGGCAGGACCCGGCCCAGGCGGGCCGCGCGGCGGCGGCCCTCAGGCTGCGCTCCCGCGACCTGCTGGAACTCGGCATCGTGGACGGCGTCCTGCGGGAACCGGACGGCGGCGTGGACGCCGACCCCACGGCCGCCGCCCGCCGCCTCGCCCTCGCGATCCGTTCCAGCCTCGACGACCTCGACGGGCTGAGCGGCGACAAACTGCGCACCGACCGCCACGCCCGCTTCGCCCGCTACGGCGCCGAGTACGTGACGTCGGCGCCGTACGCCGGCCTCGCGGCGGAACGGACGGCGTCGTGACCTCCCTCAGGCCCGCCTCCGACGGCGACACCGCCGTCGGAGGCGAGGAGAGCGAACTGCTGGAACGGGTCCGGGACGCCGTCGTCGACCTGCTCGCCGAACTCCCCGGGGCACCGGCCCGGCTGCGGGTGCGGGTCCAGGGCGTCGAGATGGAACTCGACTGGGCCGCGCCCCCGGCCGGCCCGGCCGCCCCCGCGCCGCAGGCCGTACAGGCGGCGCCGGCTCCCGTGCACGTCCTCAGCCCGGACACCGCCACCTCCGGCGACGGCGGCCCGCCGCCCGCCTGGGCGAGCGTCACCTCGTCCACCGTCGGCACGTTCTACCGCAGCCCCGAACCGGGGGCCGAACCGTTCGTGCGGGTGGGGGAGCAGGTGAAGCCCGGTCAGCAGGTGGCGATCATCGAGGTGATGAAGCTGATGATCCCCGTCGAGGCCGACCGCGACGCGGTGATCACCGAGGTGCTGGCCGAGGACGGGCAGTCCGTCGAGTACGGCCAGCCCCTGTTCGCGCTCGGCCCGGTGAGCTGACCATGTTCGACACGATCCTCATCGCCAACCGGGGCGAGATCGCGCTGCGGGAGATCCGCGCCTGCAAGGAACTCGGCATCCGCAGCGTCCTCGCCCACTCCTCCCGCGACGCGGACACCCTGCCGGCGCGGCTGGCCGACGAGACGGTCTGTATCGGGCCGCCGCCGGCCAGACAGAGCTACCTGAACGCCGCGGTGATCCTCCAGGCCGCCCTGAACACCGGCGCGCAGGCCGTCCACCCCGGCTACGGCTTCCTCTCCGAGGACGCCGACTTCGCCGACGCCTGCCGGGCGGCCGGGATCACCCTCATCGGCCCGCCGCCCGAGGTCATGGCCGAACTGGGCAGCAAGGTGAGCGCACGCCGGCTCATGTCCCGCAACGGACTTCCCCTGCTGCCCGGCGCCACCGAACCCCTCGACCTGCCCGCCGCCCTCGACCTCGCCGAACGTGTCGGCTTCCCGCTGCTGATCAAGGCGGCGGCCGGGGGAGGCGGCCGGGGCATGGGGGTGGCCTGGGACGCCGGGACGCTCGCGGAGGTCTTCCGCACCACGCAGGCCACCGCCGCGACCCTGTTCGGCGACGCCCGCGTCTACGCGGAGCGCTACCTGCGCCGCGCCCGCCACGTCGAGGTGCAGATCCTCGCCGACCAGCACGGCAACGTCGTCCACCTCGGGGAACGCGACTGCTCCATGCAGCGCCGCCACCAGAAGCTCATCGAGGAGTCGCCGGCCCCGGCGCTGCCCGCCGGCCTCGTCGCCCGGATCCGCGAAGCGGCGGTCACCGGCGCGCGGGCCGCCGGCTACCAGGGCGCGGGGACCTTCGAGTTCCTGGTCGAGTGCGCGGGCGACCTCGACGAGTTCTACTTCATGGAGGTCAACTGCCGCATCCAGGTGGAACATCCGGTGACGGAGATGGTCACCGGCATCGACCTCGTCGCCGAGCAGGTCCGCATCGCGGCGGGCGAACCCCTGCGCCTGCGCCAGCAGGACGTCGTCCTGAACGGCACGGCGATCGAGTGCCGCATCAACGCCGAGGACCCCCGGCGCGGCTTCGCCCCGACCCCTGGCACCATCACCGAACTGAGCCTTCCCGCGGGCCCGTTCGTCCGGGTCGACACCCACGCCTTCCCCGGCTGCAAGATCGCCCCGGAGTACGACTCGATGATCGCGAAGATCATCGCCTGGGCCCCCGACCGGGACACCGCGATCGCCCGGATGCGCCGGGCCCTCGGCGAGACGACGGTACGCGGTGCGGGCATGCACACGACGGCCGGCTTCCTCGCGGACCTGATCGACTCGCCCGAGTTCCGCGCCGCGACGCACACCACGAGCCACGTCGACACGCTCACCACCCGGTAGCTTCCCCGTCCCGCCGGGCCCGGACGACACCGGCCCGGCGGGCTCGGACGACCCCGGCCGCGACGAGCGCCGCGCACGCGACCGCGCTGACCGCCATGACCGTGACGAAACCGTCCGCCAGCGGCTCCACGAGCCGGCGGACGGCCACGTCCGCGACGGCCGGGCGCGGCGGCGCGGACGCCTGGGCCACCGCGAGGAGCAGCCGGGCCGCGCCGACCGCGCAGGCGACGGCCGCGAGCGCCACCGCCAGGGCACGGAAACGGCGCCGGGCCAGGAACAGCCCCGCGACCCCGAGCGCGACGGCGGCGGGCAGCAGCACCCGCGACAGCGTGTCCGTCACCCGCACCGCCTGCTCGCCGCGGTGCATCGCGTCGTTCTCGACCAGCCGGAAGGACAGGTCCAGCTCGCCGGGCAGCACCGACACCAGCGGGCCGGGCAGCCCCGCCTGCTCGCCCAGCCGGTCCACGGCGAGGCGCACGGTGAGGTCGAGCCCGCCGGGCGTCAGGTCCACGAACGAGGCGTCGTCCCGCAGGATCCCCACCAGCTCGGCGTGGCTCGTGCGCAGTGCCGCCCTCCAGGCCCACCGGAAGGCGGCACTGTCCACGACCGCCGGAGCGGCCTCGGCCACCATGCGCCGGACCCGCACGGCGCCGAGGACGGGGGAGACGGCCCCGGGAACCCGGTCCACCGCCTCGGCCAGCTGACGCTCCACCTGGTCCTCGATCTGCCGCTCCGCCGCCGGATCGGTGGGCAGCGGCGCGAGGGCCGCTACGAAACCCGACGTCGACAGCAGCGTGTCCTGCGTCCACGCCGTCGTCCCGTGGACCATGACGAGGCCCGCCGCGCCCGCGACGCAGAGCCCGGCGAAACAGGCTCGCAGTCGTGGACGCGACGGGCGGGATAGCACCGGCGTTAGCCGCCGTGTTTGCCGGGGACCGGACTGCGGTCGTCGTCGGCCGGGGTCAGGGCGTGCAGCCGGCCCGGGGCGGTCGGGGCGTCGGGCGGGCCCTCGACGGACACGTGGGGCAGGATCCGGTCGAGCCACTTGGGCAGGTACCAGTTCCACTTCCCGAACAACTGCATCGCCGCCGGGACGAGGATCGTCCGCACGATCAGGGCGTCCAGCAGGATGGCCACGGCCACCCCGAGCCCGAACTCGGCGATGATGCGCATGCCCATGAACACGAAGGCCGTGAACACGCAGATCATGATGATCGCGACGGCCGTGATGATCTGCCCCGTGATGGCCTGGCCGCGCCGGACGGCGAAGTTGTTGTCACCGGTGCGCAGCCACTCCTCGTGGATGCGGCTGACCAGGAACACCTCGTAGTCCATCGACAGCCCGAACAGGACGGCCAGCATCATCGGTGGCAGGAACGACTCCACCGGCCCGGCCGCACCCGCCCCCAGGGCGGACGAGCCCCAGCCCCACTGGAACACCGCGACCACGATGCCGAACCCGGCACCGGCCGACAGCAGGTTCATCACCGCCGCGGTCAGCGGGATCAGCACACTGCGGAACGCGAGCATCAGCAGCAGACAGCCAAGGAGGACGACGATGGTCACGAACAGCGGCATCTTCCCGCTCAGCGCGGCCGCGAAGTCCTTGTGTACGGCCGTCTGCCCGCCGACATGGACGGAGAGCCCGGCCTCCTCGTGCTCGGGGATCACCCGGTCGCGCAGCGTGTCGATGAGCTTCGACGTCTGTTCCGACTGCGGGGACGTCGTCGGGATGACCTGCATGACCTGCACCGTCGCGCCGGGCGCGGCCGGCGGGACCCGCACGGACGCCACTCCGGGAACGGACTCGATCGCCCGCCCGAGCTCGGTGAAGTCGGTCGCGGCCTGCGGCGACGGCACCTCCGCCACGAGCTGCAGCGGACCGTTGTGCCCGGGACCGAAGCCGTCGGCGAGCAGGTCGTACGCCTGCCGCGTGGTGGTGTCGGACGCGTTGTTGCCGGCGTCGGAGGACCCCAGCCGCATCGAGAAGAACGGGATCACCAGCACCAGCATGGCCACGGTCGCCATGACCGTCAGCGACACCGGCCGCTTCTGCACGAACCCGGCCCAGCGCTCCCAGCCGTGGGAGATCTGCGCCTCGCTCGGGCCCTCGTTCGCCAGCTGGGCGCGCTGGCGGCGGCTGAGCACCCGCATCCTGAACAGCCCGAACAGGGCCGGCAGCAGGGTCACGGCGACCGCGACGGCGAACACCACCATGATCGCCGCCGACAGACCGATCCCGGACAGGATGCCGAACCCGAGCATGAGCAGGCCGAGCATCGCGACCGCGACCGTACCGCCGGCGAAGATGACCGCCCGCCCGGAGGTGTTCATCGCCGTCACGGTCGCCTCTTCCGGACTGAGTCCGGCCCGGATGCCGTTGCGGTAGCGGGCGACGACGAACAGCGCGTAGTCGATGCCGACGCCGAGTCCGATGAACGCGGCGATGATCGGGGCGGTGCTGGGGACGCTCATCGCATGGGTGAGCAGGTCGATCGAGAAGATCGCGCCGCCCAGCGCCAGGACCGCGGCGATCAGCGGAATGGCCATCGCCACGAACGACCCGAACGCGAACAGCATGACGATCGCAGCGGCCAGCAGGCCGATCAGCTCGCTGCTCGACGTCGAGGGCTTGTCCAGCTCCCCGATGGCCGAACCCCCGAACTCCACCCGCAGACTGTCGCTGCGCAGCTCCGAGCCCAGGTCGACGACCTTCTGGATGTTGTCGGTGTCCAGGTTCTGGCGCTGCTTGGTGAAGGTGACCGACGCGTAGGCGGTCTCGCCGTCACGGCTGATCTGCGCCGCGCCCTGCGGGTCGAACGGGCTGGTCACCGCGCCGACCTCGGGCACCTCGGCGACCTCGGCCAGCATCCGGTCCACGTCGGCCTTGACGGCCGGGTCGGTGACCTTGCCGCTGGTCGCGTGCAGCACGATCGTGCCCGAGTCGCCGGAGGTCCGCTTGAACTGACTCTCCATCAGTTCGAGGGCCTTGGTCGATTCGGTGCCGGGGAGGGTGTACTCCTCCGAGAAGGCCGCGCCGCCCGCGGCCCGCATGCCGCCCGCCAGGATCGCGACGAGGAGCAGCCAGCCGCCGATGACGATGAACCGGTGGCGGAAGCACCACCGCGCGATGGCGCTCATCGGCTGCCGCCCGGGAGCCCGGTCTGATGGTTGTCGAAATGGAGCACAACTCTGCCTTCATGACGTAGGTCGGGCTCAGCGCCTTGCCGCGCTGCGCGGTCCGCCCATCCCTGTGAAAACGGACCTTCCCGCAGCTCACAGCCTGCCTCCGGGCAGGCCCCGGCGTCGTCAGGCCACGACCTGATCCGCTTGTCCCGCCAGGGGGGTACGGCCCGGCGGCGTACATCCCTGGTCGTACGCGCGGGTGCGACTGTCGCCCGACGGTCACTCGCCGCCGTCCGGCCTTGTACGGTGGGTGCCTGCAATGCCCCTGACCGACGTCCGCACCCGGAGGCCGGAGATGACGATTCGGGTGGTCGTGGCCGACGACCACATCCTCGTACGGGCCGGTTTCAGCGTGCTCGTCAACGCTGCGGCGGAGATGGAGGTCGTCGCCGAGACCAGCACCGGCCGCGACACCGTGGCAGCCGGCCGCCGGCACCTGCCCGACATCATCCTGATGGACGTCCGGATGCCCGACATGGACGGCATCGAGGCCACCCGGCAGCTCCTGAGCGACCCGGCGACCGACTCCATCCGGGTCGTCATCCTCACCACCTTCGACCTCGACGAGTACGTGTTCGCCGCGCTCAAGGCCGGCGCCAGCGGCTTCCTCCTCAAGGACACCCCGCCCGAGCAACTGCTCGCCGGGATCCGCACGGTCGCCGCCGGCGACGCCCTCCTCGCGCCGAGCGTGACCCGCCGCCTCATCCGCGACTTCGTCAACCGCCCCGCCCTCGACACCGGCGTCTCACCCGCCCTCCTCGACGCGCTCACCGAACGCGAGCGGGAAGTCCTCGTCCACGTGGCCGCCGGGCACTCGAACACCGAGATCAGTGCCCAGCTCAACATCAGCGTCGCCACCGTCAAGACCCACGTCAGCCGGCTCTTCAGCAAGCTGGACGCGCACGACCGCGCCCAACTCGTCGTCATCGCCTACGAGACCGGCCTCGTCGACCGCACCCGTCGCCACCAGGCCGGCCGCGACGGGGGCCGCGCCCACCTGTGAGGGAGCCTCAGCGGCCGGCTTCGGTGTCGCCCAGGGCCTCGTGCAGCCAGCTCCGTTCGGCCGTGCTGATGGCGCGGGCCATCAGGAGCATCCCGCGGCGGTAGGGGTCGGTGACCTCCTCGGCGGGCAGGGGGCGGTCGTCGTCGTAGAAGAAGCTCGCCGGGGTGTCCAGGAACTCCAGGCGTCTGCGCAGCACGGCGTCGCGCTGCTCGGGGTCGGGGAGCAGGGAGAGGAAGGCGAGCAGGGTGAAGAACCGGGCGTGGTCGGTGATGTCCTGCGGCGCCGGTTCCCGCAGCCGCCGCAGCAGCTCCGCGCGGCCGGCGTCGGTGAGGGTGAGGACGTAGCGCTGGGCGGCGGCCGTGCCGGGCTCGGTGTGCCGGGTCAGCAGACCGCGTTTCACCAGGCGGTTGATCGCCGGGTAGAGGCTGCCGTCGCTGACCGGCCTGGTGTGGCCGGACAGCTGTTCGACGCGACGGCGCAGCACGTAACCGTGCAGCGGTCCGTCCGCGAGATGACCGAGGATCGCGAGCTCCAGCACGCCTTCATGGTCGCATGATCGGCGGATGCCTCGGATCGATGTACCTCGAATCGACATGTTAGGTTCTTCGTGACCCGCATACCTTGAATCGAGGTATGCGCCCGCCCGCCGCACACCGACCTCGAAGGAAGACAAGGCCATGCCCGACCCGACCGACGCCCCCCAGCCCCGCCCGGCCGGCCCCGTCACCGCCGCACGGCATGCCGCCGCCGTCGACGCGCTGCCGTGGGACGACCGGCGGGCGTTCGAGGACGTCCGGCGCGGACGCGTCGCCGCCATCGAGCCGCCCGTCGTCCGCGACGCCTCGGGCCGCACGGTCTGGGACCTGACCGCGTACGCGTTCATCGAGGGCGACGCGCCCACGACCGTGCACCCCAGCCTGTGGCGCCTGTCGGAACTGCACCGCAACCACGGCCTGTTCGAGGTCGCCGACGGCGTCTACCAGGTACGCGGCTACGACGCCGCGAACATGACGGTCGTCCTCGGCGAGCGCGGCTACGTCGTCATCGACACCCTCACCTGTGTCGAGACCGCCGAGGCGGCCCTTGACCTGGTCCGCCGCCACCTCGGCGACCGCCCGGTCACCGCCGTCCTGCACACCCACGGCCACCTCGACCACTTCGGCGGCGTCGCGGGAGTCGTCGACGAGAAGGACGTCCGCTCGGGCCGCGTCCCGCTCGTCGCACCCGCCGGTTTCTACGAGCACGCCGTCAGCGAGAACGTCTCCGCGGGCCCGGCGATGAGCCGCCGCTCCGGCTTCATGTTCGGCCCCGGGCTGCCCAAGGGCGCGCGCGGGCACGTGATGAACGGCAGCTGCGCGGCCGTCGCGACCGGCAGGACCTCCCTGATCCGCCCCTCGCACGAGATCCGCCGCACCGGCGAGGAACTGGTCCTCGACGGCGTCCGCCTCGTCTTCCAGTACGTGGCCGACACCGAGGCGCCCGCCGAGCTGACCGTCCACCTGCCCGAACGCCGGGCCCTGTGCATGGCCGAGCTGATCTCCCACCACATGCACAACCTCTACACGCTCCGAGGCGCACCCGTGCGCGACGCGGCGGCGTGGAGCGCCGCGATCGACGAGGCGCTGAACCTGTTCGGGGACACCGCCGACGTCATGTTCCTCGGCCACGGCTGGCCCGTCCGGGGCCAAGACGCCATCGCCGAACTCCTCGGGGCGCACCGCGACCTCTACCGCTACCTCCACGACGAGACCCTGCGCCTGGCCAACCACGGCCACACCCCGGACGAGATCGCCGAACTCATCGAGCTGCCCGAGTCGCTGGACGCCTACTGGGCCAACCGCGGCACCTACGGCGCCACCCGCCACAACGTCAAGGCCGTCTACCAGCGCTACCTCGGCTGGTTCGACGGCAACCCCGCCCACCTCGACCCGCTGCCGCCCGCCCAGGCCGGACGCCGGTACGTCGAGCTGATGGGCGGCATCGACGCCGTGCTCGCCCACGCCCGCACCGCCCACGACACGGGCGAGGACCGCTGGGCCGCCGAACTCCTCGCGCACGCCCTCGCCGCCGACCCCGGACACCGGCCCGCCCGGCTGCTCCAGGCGGACGTCCTCGAACAGCTCGGCTACCGGTCCGAGGCGGCCCCCTGGCGCAACTTCTACCTCGTCGGCGCCCACGAACTGCGCCACGGCGCCCCCGCCGCCCGCCCGTCCGGCGGCCCCGGCCTCGTGTCCGGCATGACGACCGCCATGCTCCTCGACTACATGGCGATCCGCCTCAACGGCCCCGCCGCGGCCGGACTCCGGCTGCGCATCGGACTCGACGTCACCCCGGAACACCTCGGCGGCCCCACCGAGGACCGGCTTCTGATCGTCGTGGAGAACGGCGTCCTGCGCCACACCCCGCCCCCCTCCCTCCCCGAGCCGACCACCACCCTGCGCGCCACCCGCCCCGCCCTCGCGGCCCTCGCCCACGGCACCGCCCACCTCGACGAACTCCTCACCGACAACACCGCCGAGGTGATTGGCGACCGCACCGCCCTCGACACCCTCCTCGGCCTCCTGGACACGTTCACCGGCACGTTCGAGGTGGTCACCCCGACCGGCCGCTGAGGGCGCGGGCGGTTCCGGTGACGCCGGGCAGGGCCGTCCCCCTAACCCGCCGCGCTCCTCCAGAAGTCCCGCATCAGTGGCGACGGCACCGGACCGGTCAGCGCGACCTGGGTCAGGAGGATCGTGACGGAGGACGAGGTGGGGACGATGTGGGCGGCTGTGCCGGTGCCGCCGAGCCAGCCGTAGCGGCCGGGGGTGTTCCAGGGGTCGGTGGGGGCGAGGTCGACCTGGCCGCCGTAGCCCCAGCCCTGGCCGGCGAGGAAGAGGGTGGAGGCGGCGCGCTGGGCGGCGGTGAGGTGGTTGGTGGTCATGCGGCGCACGGAGGCGGGGGTGAGGACGCGGTGGCCCAGGGCCTCGCCGCCGGACAGGAGCATGCGGGCGAAGGAGAGCCAGTCGTCGGCGGTGGAGACGAGGCCACCGCCGCCGGAGGGGAACCGGGGGACGGTCGTCCACTGGGGGTCGTCGGTGGCGGAGGCCAGGGTCAGGGTGCCGTCGGGGTTCGGGAGGTAGGCGGCGGTGAAGCGGTGCTGTTTCGACTCGGGGACGCCGAACCCCGTGTCGCGCATGCCCAGCGGCTCGAAGAAGCGTTCCGCGAGGTAGTCGGGCAGGGAGCGCCCGGAGGCGCGGGCGACCAGGACGCCCTGGATGTCGGAGGAGGTGGTGTAGAGCCAGGACTCGCCGGGCTGGCTCACCATCGGGACCTGCGCGAGGAGGTTCAGCCAGACGTCGGGGGCGGGCCACTCCTGGCGCGGACGGCCGTCCAACTGCACCGTGAACAGCGCCCGCACCGCCGGGAGCGAGAAGTCGGCGGGGAACCCCCAACCCGTGCGGAAGCTGAGCAGGTCCTCGACAGTGACCGGGCGGGCCGCCGGGACGACGTCCTCGACGGGGCCGTCAGGGGTGCGGACGACGTTCGGCTTCGCCAGCTCCGGCAGCCACCGCTCGATCGGCGCGTCGAGGGTCAGCACGCCGTCGTCCACCAGCGTCATGACCGCCGCCGCCGTCACGGACTTGGTGAGCGAGGCCAGCCGGAAGATCGAGTCGCGGGCCATCGGGGCCGTCCCCTCGACGTCCACCGAGCCCGCGGTCACCACCTCGACGTCGTCCCCGCGCGCCACGAGGCCGACGGCGCCCGGCACGCTCCCGTCGTCGGCGTACCGGTGCAGGGTGTCGTACGGAGTGTTCATCGACGGCCTTCCGTTCGCAGGGGTCTCGGCAGGTAGGACCGCCGGGGCCGCGAAAACTCATCGGCCGGTCAGAGTCCCAGCGCCGGGTAGACCGTCGCCTCGCAGTACTTGCGCAGGAACGCCGCGTCGGCGGGCGTGCCCTCGATCAGGGGGTGGATGGCGAGGGCGCCCAGCATGAGGTGGGAGACGTAGGCGAGCGCGGGGGTGTCCGGACGGACCTCGCCGCGGGCCACCCCGCGGGCCAACAGGGCGTTGAGGCCGGTGAGTTCGGGGTCGACGAGGAGGTGGCGCAGGGCGTCGAGGAGGTCGGGGTGGGTGTGGGCGGCGTGCGAGAGACCCCGGAGCAGGGCGATGTCCGCGGCCATCTGATGGTCGCCGACCTGGTCGATCAGGGTGTCGAAGTCGCCGCGCAGGGAGCCGGTGTCGATGCGGTCGAGGGCGATCGGCTTCTGGTGGCGCAGCGCCCGCGCGACCAGCTCCGGCTTGCCCGCCCACTGCCGGTAGAGGGTCGCCTTGCTGCACCGGGTGCGGGTGGCGACGGCCTCCATGGTGAGCGCGTCGTACCCGACCTCGCGCAGGAGGTCGAGGACGGCCGTATACAGCTCGGCCAAACGCTCGGGGGTGATACGGCTGCGGCGGGTGCGGGGCGCCGTGGTCATCGGGTGTCCGGTCGTCGTCATCGTCGCCGTCCCCCTTCGCTCGTGTCCTGGCCTCCACGCTATCGCGGAAGCAGATGAATACGAAACCGTTTCGGTGGCGAAACATGCCTCCTGCGGGAAACAGGCCACCTGTAAGACTGGAACCGCACCGAACCGGGAAAGGGGGCATCCATTGGCCGCCACGTCACCGCCCGCCGCGAGACCCGGCCGGCCCCGCGACCCCGGCGCCGACGCGCGCATCCTCCAGGCCGCCGTCGACGAACTCGCCGAGACCGGCATCGCGGGCTTCCGCACCAACTCGGTGGCCGCCCGCGCGAAGGTCGCCAAGCGCACGCTGTACTCCCGCTGGCCGGAGCGTGACGAGCTGATCCTCGCCGCTCTGAGCACCTTCTCCGGCCGCCTGTATCCGCCGCGCACCGGCAGTCTCGAAGCGGACCTGCGGATCCTGTACGCCGCCATGGCCGAGGTCCTGGAGAGCCCTCAGTGGCTCATCGTCTTCCGCTGTTCCTTCGAGTTCCCCGACTTTCCCGAGCTGTACGCCGGGTTCCTGCGCGACTGCGTCGACCAGCCGCTCGCGGTTCTGGAGGACGTCCTGTTCGACGCCCAGCGGCGCGGGGAACTCCGGCCGGATCTCGACCGGTCGGTGGCCGCGGAGACTTTTGCGGCGGCGCTCAACAACTTCAGCTCGCACATCTCGCGGCGGCGCGGGGTGAGTGTGGCGGGAGCGCGGGAGGACTTCCTCGACCTGTTCCTGAACGGGGTGCGGGCGGGCGGAGCCTGAAGCCCGGCGCCTGAAATCGGCGTCTCGTTCGGTACGGTGTACCGTACGCTGACCCGCATGCCCCGAAGCTCCCCCTCCCTGGACCGCGCGACCCCGGCCCGCATCGCCGAGGCCGCCCTGCGCCTGGTCGACGAGGGCGGCCCCGAGGCGCTGACCTTCCGGGCGCTGGCCGCCCGCCTCGGCATCTCGCTCGCCTCGCTCCAGCGCCGGTGCACCGACCTCGCCGGCCTCCTCGACCTGTGCCTCGACCACCTCGCCGCCGGACTCCCCGAGGTCAGCGGCGACTGGGCGACCGCGACCGAGGCCCGCTTCACCGCGCTGTACGAGGTGCTGTGCGCCCACCCCGGCCTCCTCGCCCTGCGCGGCACCCGGCCCTGGCTCGGCCAGCACCTCCTGGCCCGCCTCACCGAACCCCAGCTCGCCGACAACCTCGCCGCCGGCATGACCCCGGCCGAGGCGATCGCCCACTACCGCTCCCTGTACCTCCTCACCCTGGGCAGCGCCGGCTTCGTCGACCACCGCGACCCCGCCACCGCCCGCGCGGCCACCCGCCGCGCGCTCGCCGCCCTCGACCCGGACGAGTTCCCGGTCCTCACCACCCACCTCGCCGAGATCGTCCCCGCCGTCACCGACCACGCCGTCTACCGCGACGCCCTGCGCCGCCTCGTCCACGCCGCCAAGGAGCCCCGCCCGTGATCTTCAGCAGCGACAACACCGCCGCGACCCCGCCCGAGATACTGGACGCGCTGACCCGCGCCGCCTCCGGCCCCGCCCTCCCGTACGGCGCCGACGAGCACTCCGACTCCGTACGGCGCCGGCTCGCCGACCTCTTCGAACGCGACGTCGACGTCCTGTTCGTCTCCACCGGCACCGCCGCGAACGCCCTCGGCCTCGCCACGCTCACCCCGCCCTGGGGCAGCGTCCTGTGCCACCGCGACAGCCACGTCAACAACGACGAGTGCGGGGCGCCCGAGTTCTACACCGCCGGCGCCAAACTCGTCCCGCTCGGCGGCGCCGACGCCAAGATCGACCCCGACGAGCTGCGCACGGCCGTCCGGTACAAGAAGGGCGACGTCCACAGCGTCGAACCGTCCGTCGTCAGCGTCACCCAGGCCACCGAGACAGGCGCCGTCTACACCGTCGACGAACTGCGGGAGCTGGGCGCGATCACCAAGGACGCCGGGCTGCGGCTGCACATGGACGGCGCCCGCTTCGCCGGGGCCGTCGCCTCCCTCGGCGCCACGCCCGCCGCGCTGACCTGGCGGGCCGGCGTCGACCTGCTGTCCTTCGGCGCGACCAAGAACGGGACGATGACGGCCGACGCGATCGTGGTGTTCGACCGCGCCCTCACCCCCGAACTCTCCTTCCGCGCCAAGCGGGCCGGACAGCTCACCGCCAAGACGCGCTTCCAGTCCGCCCAGGTGGACGCCTACCTCACCGACGGCCTCTGGCTGCGCAACGCCGCCCACGCCAACGCGATGGCCGCCCGCCTCCAGGACGGCCTCAAAGCCGTCCCCGGCGTCGAACTCCTCGGCGCCGCCGATGCCAACATC encodes:
- a CDS encoding serine hydrolase domain-containing protein produces the protein MNTPYDTLHRYADDGSVPGAVGLVARGDDVEVVTAGSVDVEGTAPMARDSIFRLASLTKSVTAAAVMTLVDDGVLTLDAPIERWLPELAKPNVVRTPDGPVEDVVPAARPVTVEDLLSFRTGWGFPADFSLPAVRALFTVQLDGRPRQEWPAPDVWLNLLAQVPMVSQPGESWLYTTSSDIQGVLVARASGRSLPDYLAERFFEPLGMRDTGFGVPESKQHRFTAAYLPNPDGTLTLASATDDPQWTTVPRFPSGGGGLVSTADDWLSFARMLLSGGEALGHRVLTPASVRRMTTNHLTAAQRAASTLFLAGQGWGYGGQVDLAPTDPWNTPGRYGWLGGTGTAAHIVPTSSSVTILLTQVALTGPVPSPLMRDFWRSAAG
- a CDS encoding TetR/AcrR family transcriptional regulator; the encoded protein is MTTTGHPMTTAPRTRRSRITPERLAELYTAVLDLLREVGYDALTMEAVATRTRCSKATLYRQWAGKPELVARALRHQKPIALDRIDTGSLRGDFDTLIDQVGDHQMAADIALLRGLSHAAHTHPDLLDALRHLLVDPELTGLNALLARGVARGEVRPDTPALAYVSHLMLGALAIHPLIEGTPADAAFLRKYCEATVYPALGL
- a CDS encoding TetR/AcrR family transcriptional regulator, with protein sequence MAATSPPAARPGRPRDPGADARILQAAVDELAETGIAGFRTNSVAARAKVAKRTLYSRWPERDELILAALSTFSGRLYPPRTGSLEADLRILYAAMAEVLESPQWLIVFRCSFEFPDFPELYAGFLRDCVDQPLAVLEDVLFDAQRRGELRPDLDRSVAAETFAAALNNFSSHISRRRGVSVAGAREDFLDLFLNGVRAGGA
- a CDS encoding response regulator, with the protein product MTIRVVVADDHILVRAGFSVLVNAAAEMEVVAETSTGRDTVAAGRRHLPDIILMDVRMPDMDGIEATRQLLSDPATDSIRVVILTTFDLDEYVFAALKAGASGFLLKDTPPEQLLAGIRTVAAGDALLAPSVTRRLIRDFVNRPALDTGVSPALLDALTEREREVLVHVAAGHSNTEISAQLNISVATVKTHVSRLFSKLDAHDRAQLVVIAYETGLVDRTRRHQAGRDGGRAHL
- a CDS encoding PadR family transcriptional regulator, whose protein sequence is MLELAILGHLADGPLHGYVLRRRVEQLSGHTRPVSDGSLYPAINRLVKRGLLTRHTEPGTAAAQRYVLTLTDAGRAELLRRLREPAPQDITDHARFFTLLAFLSLLPDPEQRDAVLRRRLEFLDTPASFFYDDDRPLPAEEVTDPYRRGMLLMARAISTAERSWLHEALGDTEAGR
- a CDS encoding alkyl/aryl-sulfatase — its product is MPDPTDAPQPRPAGPVTAARHAAAVDALPWDDRRAFEDVRRGRVAAIEPPVVRDASGRTVWDLTAYAFIEGDAPTTVHPSLWRLSELHRNHGLFEVADGVYQVRGYDAANMTVVLGERGYVVIDTLTCVETAEAALDLVRRHLGDRPVTAVLHTHGHLDHFGGVAGVVDEKDVRSGRVPLVAPAGFYEHAVSENVSAGPAMSRRSGFMFGPGLPKGARGHVMNGSCAAVATGRTSLIRPSHEIRRTGEELVLDGVRLVFQYVADTEAPAELTVHLPERRALCMAELISHHMHNLYTLRGAPVRDAAAWSAAIDEALNLFGDTADVMFLGHGWPVRGQDAIAELLGAHRDLYRYLHDETLRLANHGHTPDEIAELIELPESLDAYWANRGTYGATRHNVKAVYQRYLGWFDGNPAHLDPLPPAQAGRRYVELMGGIDAVLAHARTAHDTGEDRWAAELLAHALAADPGHRPARLLQADVLEQLGYRSEAAPWRNFYLVGAHELRHGAPAARPSGGPGLVSGMTTAMLLDYMAIRLNGPAAAGLRLRIGLDVTPEHLGGPTEDRLLIVVENGVLRHTPPPSLPEPTTTLRATRPALAALAHGTAHLDELLTDNTAEVIGDRTALDTLLGLLDTFTGTFEVVTPTGR